DNA from Bacteroidota bacterium:
TGTCGACGAAGCCGGTCTCCTCGCCCGCGTTGCTGTCGTTGAGGGCGAGGACCATGCCGTAGCGCGGCGTCCCGAGGCCCTGCCGGCTGAGCGCCCAGAAATCGCCCTGGTCGATCTCGGCGTTCGGGTTCAGCCCGCTCATCGGGGTCGACTCGCCCTGCGCGGTGAAGCGGCGGAGGTTCATCAGCCAGCGGATCTCGGCGTCGAGGCCAAACCAGAAGTAGTCCTTCCACCAGACCGTCGGGCGGCCCTCGGCGGCCATGAGGTAGGCATAGCCGAGGTGCTTCCGGCTCACGACGGGGTCGTGCCCGCTGTCGGTCGTCAGCTCGACGCATGTGTTGCCAAACGGCACTGCGTCGGGGTCACCGCAACTCGTCGCCGACCAGCCGATCCGGTCAAAGTCGTGATTCTCGACGAACGTCACGGCGCGTGCAGCGTCGAGGCCGCTGAAGTGGAGACCGGCGCTGTTAAGCTCGCGCAGGTCGAAGAAGCCGCCGCCGTCGGCCATGCCTTTGAGCGCGAACCGGAGGCCGAAGTCGAAGACCGAGAGCCGGGCGTCCTTGCTGCCCGCGCCGAAGGTCGTGTTGAAGCGCTCCACCTCCTGCTGGTAGGCGAGGATCTCGCTCGTCCCGCCGAAGAACTCGCCGACAGCGAAAGGCTGGCTACCCGGCGCGAGCTCGGCCAGCCAGGGCGCGAGGAAGCCCGGCTCGATGTGCTTGATCGCGTCGACGCGCACCTCGTCGATCCCGACCTCGTCCATCAGCCACCGGCCCCAGACCACGAGCGAGTCCCCGACGTGGCCGAGGTTGTGGGGGCCGTGGTACCACCCGCTGCCCGGCGCAGCGGCGTCGAGGACGTTGTTGGTGCCGTCGAAGTAGCAGAGGTCTTGGGCAAAAATGTTGTTGTGGTAGGGCGCGTCGAGGTCGCAGTGCGTGGGGTTACCGTGGAAGGACGCGGCCGTCGCCGGGAAGCGCCCGCTGCCGGGGTTGAAGACGTTGAAGCGCTGGTTGGGCGCACCGCCGCCGGGGACGCAGGCGACATCGGAGCGGGCGTCGCCGCCGTCGCGGTGGTTGAGCACCACATCGGCCATCGTCCGCAGCCCGACCCGGTCGAACTCGCCGAGCATCTGCTCGAACTCGAGGTCCGTCCCGAAGCGCGTCCGCCGGGTGAACTTCTGGTCGACCGAGCCGAGGTCGTAGTAGTCGTAGAGGTCGTACCCCATCGAGAAGCGCCCGCCCTGCCCCTTCGCGGGCGACGGAATCCAGACCGTCTCGAACCCGGCGTCGGCGAGGGCGGGAGCGACGGTGCGGAGCGAGTCCCACCAGAGACCGTTGGCGCTGAGCGAGTGGTCGCCGGGGTGGGCGTTCCAGTGGAAGCCCTGGAGGAGCACGTCGGGCGCGGCGACGGGCGGGTCGCCGGGCTGTGCGTAAGCGCTTACATGGGCCAGGCAACAAAAAGCGGCCAGGAGCCG
Protein-coding regions in this window:
- a CDS encoding T9SS type A sorting domain-containing protein, giving the protein MNTTLRLLAAFCCLAHVSAYAQPGDPPVAAPDVLLQGFHWNAHPGDHSLSANGLWWDSLRTVAPALADAGFETVWIPSPAKGQGGRFSMGYDLYDYYDLGSVDQKFTRRTRFGTDLEFEQMLGEFDRVGLRTMADVVLNHRDGGDARSDVACVPGGGAPNQRFNVFNPGSGRFPATAASFHGNPTHCDLDAPYHNNIFAQDLCYFDGTNNVLDAAAPGSGWYHGPHNLGHVGDSLVVWGRWLMDEVGIDEVRVDAIKHIEPGFLAPWLAELAPGSQPFAVGEFFGGTSEILAYQQEVERFNTTFGAGSKDARLSVFDFGLRFALKGMADGGGFFDLRELNSAGLHFSGLDAARAVTFVENHDFDRIGWSATSCGDPDAVPFGNTCVELTTDSGHDPVVSRKHLGYAYLMAAEGRPTVWWKDYFWFGLDAEIRWLMNLRRFTAQGESTPMSGLNPNAEIDQGDFWALSRQGLGTPRYGMVLALNDSNAGEETGFVDTPHASYELRDYSDAYLFETTQAFADGRAFIKARPGNYAWFAPTGLYPRPPDEPASSFAMESEPGGKLHFVVLRAADAGQFFVNGAPIQPGDEVAILGPTGSGAAGLGRVGQRLRWDGEHDLLVEALGNDDGTNAAGRLGIGDDLRLVVFDQSTGTTVEAGDIDWAASGSAFTFNPDRPASRGGAFTATVNDSDGAFSVSGLSRVTGFSAGGSVVALSLTPLGAPITVPASGGALSFEIDLQNLTGTSQSFEVWTDVLLPNGSAFGPVIAATPVTLPQGAGGGQTVTQSVPGNAPAGGYVYRAYAGTYPDAVIASDSFPFAKSGTAARPGSPVLVGWTATDATGKALSFGETEPATSAASQGFRFDPAFPNPFGSEATLRFVVPTAQAVRVELYDSLGRRVRVLYDGTPAAGTEQSITLGGRDLPSGVYHVRLVGETVRATQTLVRMR